In one Streptomyces marincola genomic region, the following are encoded:
- a CDS encoding alkaline phosphatase D family protein, with translation MDAHAPDSPSLSPRRRSFLQLAGVSSAALLAGVGVPGTAEAAWSGQRLREDPFRLGVASGEPDDNGFVLWTRLAPEPLAPDGHGGMPRAPFDVRWEVAEDERFRRVVRRGRALALPDLAHAVHPRVRGLRPGHLYFYRFRTGDWTSPAGRVRTAPRAGTLPGSFTFATASCQAWYHGWFSAHRHLAADAPDLVFFLGDYIYEYAITAGNLWRQGASLGEGHDRETVTLAEYRLRYALTKSDPDLQAAHAAAAFVITPDDHEVQNNYADETSQYGTPPEDFRLRRAVAYRALYENAPLSLAALPVGGPDARYYRRLRIGDLATFNVLDTRQHRVPARSILGASQERWLLDGLRRSRTTWNVLAQQVAVMHVTDDRTDQWDGFPEARQRLLDTFAERSVRNPVVLTGDTHRATAGDLLADFRDPDSRVVGSELITTSIASDGDGADHDAYEPDWTQHPWVKFYNGRRGYTLCRMTPRELTADFRSVPWVERDGSAPVSTLARFVTEAGRPGLEKVN, from the coding sequence ATGGACGCACACGCCCCCGACTCCCCTTCCCTCTCCCCCCGCCGCCGTTCGTTCCTCCAGCTCGCGGGCGTCAGTTCGGCCGCGCTCCTCGCCGGCGTCGGTGTGCCCGGCACCGCGGAGGCCGCCTGGTCGGGCCAGCGGCTCCGCGAGGACCCGTTCCGGCTCGGCGTCGCCTCGGGCGAGCCGGACGACAACGGTTTCGTGCTGTGGACCCGCCTCGCCCCCGAGCCGCTGGCCCCCGACGGGCACGGCGGCATGCCGCGCGCGCCGTTCGACGTGCGCTGGGAGGTCGCGGAGGACGAACGTTTCCGCCGGGTCGTGCGCCGGGGGCGCGCGCTCGCGCTGCCGGACCTGGCGCACGCCGTGCACCCCCGCGTGCGCGGACTGCGGCCCGGGCACCTGTACTTCTACCGGTTCCGCACCGGCGACTGGACGAGCCCGGCCGGGCGGGTGCGCACCGCGCCGCGCGCCGGAACGCTGCCCGGCTCGTTCACGTTCGCGACCGCGTCCTGCCAGGCGTGGTACCACGGCTGGTTCTCCGCGCACCGCCACCTGGCCGCGGACGCGCCCGACCTGGTGTTCTTCCTCGGCGACTACATCTACGAGTACGCCATCACCGCGGGCAACCTGTGGCGGCAGGGCGCGAGCCTCGGCGAGGGCCACGACCGCGAGACCGTGACGCTCGCGGAGTACCGGCTGCGGTACGCGCTCACCAAGAGCGACCCCGACCTCCAGGCCGCGCACGCCGCCGCCGCGTTCGTCATCACGCCCGACGACCACGAGGTCCAGAACAACTACGCGGACGAGACCTCGCAGTACGGCACCCCGCCCGAGGACTTCAGGCTGCGCCGCGCCGTCGCCTACCGCGCGCTGTACGAGAACGCGCCCCTGTCGCTCGCGGCGCTCCCGGTGGGCGGGCCCGACGCCCGCTACTACCGGCGGCTGCGGATCGGGGACCTCGCGACGTTCAACGTCCTCGACACGCGCCAGCACCGCGTGCCCGCGCGCAGCATCCTCGGCGCCTCGCAGGAGCGGTGGCTGCTCGACGGGCTGCGCCGCTCGCGCACGACGTGGAACGTGCTCGCGCAGCAGGTCGCCGTCATGCACGTGACGGACGACCGCACCGACCAGTGGGACGGGTTCCCCGAGGCGCGGCAGCGGCTGCTCGACACGTTCGCGGAACGCTCGGTCCGCAACCCCGTGGTGCTCACCGGCGACACGCACCGGGCGACCGCGGGCGACCTGCTCGCCGACTTCCGCGACCCGGACTCGCGCGTCGTCGGCTCCGAGCTGATCACCACGTCCATCGCGTCCGACGGCGACGGCGCGGACCACGACGCGTACGAGCCGGACTGGACGCAGCACCCGTGGGTCAAGTTCTACAACGGCCGCCGCGGCTACACGCTGTGCCGGATGACGCCGCGCGAACTGACCGCCGATTTCCGCTCGGTGCCCTGGGTGGAACGGGACGGCAGCGCGCCGGTGTCCACTCTTGCCCGTTTCGTGACCGAGGCCGGACGCCCGGGCCTGGAGAAGGTGAACTGA